Part of the Thermococcus barossii genome is shown below.
GTGGCCAGAAGGGACAAGAAAGCGGCTCTCAAGCTCGCCTACCGCGTCTACGATTTCCTCAAGGTTAGCGGATACGATGTCTGCGTGGACAGCGAGACCCACAGGCATCTGCCGGAGTTCCAGGAGGAGGACGTCTGTCCCCTCGAGGAATTTGACGTTGACTTCATAATTGTCATAGGCGGCGATGGAACGATACTAAGGGTGGAGCACAGAACCAGAAAGGACATACCCATCCTTGGAATCAACATGGGTACTCTCGGCTTCCTCACCGAGGTCGAGCCTCACGAGGCGTTCTTTGCCCTCAGCAAACTCCTCGAAGGGGACTATCACCTGGACGAGCGCATAAAGCTGAGGACGTACCTGAACGGCAGAAACATCGTTCCAGATGCCCTCAACGAGGTTGCGGTTCTGACCGGAATACCTGGCAAGATAATCCACCTCAAGTACTACATTGACGGGGGTCTTGCCGACGAGATAAGGGCCGACGGACTTATAGTCTCGACACCGACAGGTTCAACAGGCTATGCCATGAGCGTTGGCGGGCCCTTCGTCGACCCTCGGCTGGACGTGATGGTTATTGCCCCGATAGCACCGATAGCCCTCAGCTCCCGCCCGATGATAGTGCCGTCCTACAGCGAGATAGAGATTAAGAACATAGCCCTGACCAGGGAGATAATCCTTGCCATAGATGGGCAGTTTTACACCTACTTAGAGCCTGGAACAAAGATAACAGTGAAGCTCTCCCCGAGGAGGGCCAAGTTCGTGAGGTTCACCCGAGAGGTGTACCCCAAGTACACGATGAAAATCAAGAGGAAGTTCTGAGGAGTTCCTTCAGATCCTTTATGGGGGCAAACTCCCTTTTCAGCATCATGAGCTCCCTATCCCCCACGGTCGACTTGCCCATAAGAAGGAGCACAGTCGAACCGGCCTCCACGGCGTAGTCCCTGAGCGTCGAGAGAAAGCGGAACACCGAATGGAAGTCGTTGTAGAGTATCAGAATCTCAAGACAGTCAATGATAACCAGCCTTCCACCGCCCTGGAAGAACTTCACTGCACTGTCCAGGATTACGTGGAGCTTCGTGGGACCGACGCCACTCTCACTTGCCTGGGTTATCCAGAGGGTCTGAACGCGCTCACAGAACTCCTTGTACTTCCAGGGGCTTCTGGTCACTATTAGGGCAGGAACCTCACATCTCCCAAGAAACTCAAAGACCTCATCGGGTTCACCGAGGTACAGAAAGCCTCCAGGTGGGAGGTTTCCACCATTTATCTCGCCGGACGGAAGGGGGAATATCCTCCGCTCGACACTTCGGATGTAGTTGATGAGGCCGTAGGTTATCCCAACTATAGAGAAGAAGTAGAGAGCTCCCTCCAGCGGTGTAACGGATTCTGGATTGACAGCAAAGTCATCAAACACATCAATAAGCCGCCCAATGGATGCCAACAGGAGGGAAAAAGCCGTAACAACCAGAAAACGGTTCAGAGGCTCTTCGTAGCGGTTGATCCGCCTGAGGGCATAGAATGCCGCATAGCCTATAACCAGCAGGAGGATAACGTCGGAGACAAAGACCAACGGAGGTACCCTCAGTCCCATACAACCTCCACCTCATCGGTTCTGAACTTCTGCTTGACAACTGTGTCATTGAGCGAGAAGCGCACCCCGCCGAGATACATTCTGAGCCCCGTGTAGGCTATCATCGCCCCGTTATCTCTGCACAGGTCATAGGGCGGGACGAAGAAGCTAACCCCCCTGTCCTCGGCCATTATCCTGAGCATCTCGCGGAGGCGATTGTTAGCCGCGACGCCACCGACGAGCACTACCTCATCCTTGCCCGTATGAGCCAGGGCCCTCTCGGTAACCTCAACCAGGGCCGCAAAAGCCGTCTCCTGGAAGGAGTAGGCCAGGTCCTCGACGCGGTATTTACCCGTCCTGTACTTTCTCACGGCCTCGGTGAGGATTCCGGAGAAGCTCAGGTCCATTCCCTTCACAGCGTAAGGGAGCTCGATGTAGCGCTCGCCCTTCAATGCGAGCCTCTCTATCCTCGGTCCTCCGGGGAAGCCTATGCCAAGCTCCCTAGCGAAGGTGTCTATCGCGTTGCCGATGCCTATGTCGAGGGTCTCGCCGAAGACGCGGTAGCGGCCGCCTTCCAAAGCCAGAACCTGCGTGTTGCCCCCGCTGACATACAGTCCAACGGGGTCTTTAATCCCGAACATCTTGGTTATCTCGACATGGGCTATGCAGTGGTTCACTCCTATTATGGGCTTCCCATATTTTATCGCCAGCGCCCTCGCGGCGGTCGCAACGACGCGAAGACAGGGCCCAAGCCCCGGTCCCTGGGAGAAGGCTATCACATCGACGTCCTCCATCGTTATTCCTGCCTCGCCAAGGGCCTTCCTGAGGAGGGGCTTGAGGAGTTTCGAATGATGTTCGGCGGCCTCCTTCGGGTGGATTCCGCCCTTCTCTGTGGTGAGAGTGTGGAATACGTTGGCGAGAACCTTCTCCTCGGTAACTATGCCTACTCCGAGAGTGTGGGCCGTACCCTCTATGCCTAACGCTATCATCGTTGAAGGCTCTGAAATTGGATATAAAAAGGTTGCCGGCTACGAGCCCGGCCTGTACAACCGTTTCTCAAAGGTCACGAAGTCCGTCCACGAAGCATGGGCAAGGAATCCAGCCCCGATTCTGGGACTGTCCCCGCTGAAGGCGTCTTCCCGGTAAGAGCTGGCCACCACCTCTCCCACGAACCAGGTGTGGTCCCCGTAGGTTCTCTCGTCCACGACCCTGCACTCAATATTGGCGAGGGCACCTTTTATGCCCGGTGTCTCAACGGCCTTTGATGGTACGAACTCAATGGACGTCTTCCTCAGCTTTTCAGGGCCGTGTTTCGTGCCGACCACCCAGACATCGTTGAGCATGTCCAAGCCAGGAACGCTCACCACGAACTCGCGATGCTCCCTGATCAGCTTCCAGGTGTACCTCTCAGGCGCTATCGCCACACCCACCATGAAGGGCTTGGCCGAAACGATGGTAACCCAATCGGCGGCCATGACGTTCGTCCCCCTGCCCCTACCAGCCACCACAAGGTACGTCCTCATAGGATAGAGAAGCCTGTAGGGCTTCATGACACCACCAAAAATGAATCAGACTTCAGGTTATAAAAGTGTAGAGTTCAGCGCCTTGCGAGCCAGGCAATGGCTTTGGCCGCGCGCTCTGGCGTGGGGAAGTTCTTTACGCCGTGCTCCTCAAGGAGCTTTACGCCTTCCCTGACCAGCTCGCCGGCCATGAAGTTGACCACAACAGGCTTGTTGCACTCGGCGTCGATGACGGCTTTGGCTATCTCCTCGCTCGGTATGAAAATCGGCGGTACACAGATGACGAGGATGGAATCGACGTTCTTGTCTTTGCAGGCGATCTCGATGGTTCTCTTGTAGCGCTCGTAGTCGGCGTCGGCTATGAGGTCTATCGGGTTCCTCACGGAGCACTGGGGCGGGAGGAAGGAGCGAAGCTCCTCGACGGTCTCATCGCTCAGCTCTGCAATCTGGAGGCCAAGCCTCTCAAGCTTGTCCGTTGCCAGAACGCCCGGTCCGCCGGAGTTGGTTATAACGGCCACCCGCTTTCCGGCCGTTGAATACATCTCGAAGGCCTTTGCGGCGTCGAAGAGTTCCTCCATCTCCTCGACCTCTATGGCTCCCGCCTGCTTGAAGGCCGCGCGGTAGATTTCATAGGAGCCGGCCAGAGAGCCGGTGTGGGAAGCGGCCGCCCTGGCACCGCCAGCGCTCTTCCCTGCCTTGAGGATTATCACCGGCTTTTTGGATGCAGCGTAGCGGAGGGCTTTGAGGAAGCGCCTCCCGTCCTTAACCCCCTCGATGTAAAGAGCGATGACCTTCGTGTTCTCATCGTCGGCGAAGTACTCCAGGAAGTCGCTCTCGTTTAAATCGGTGGCGTTTCCGTAGGAAACGAAGGCAGAGAAGCCTATCCCCTCGTCGTTGCCCATAGCTAAAGCTGCCCCCCCAAAGGCCCCACTCTGGCTGATGAGAGCCAATCCCCCCAACTTGACCCGAACCTCGAAGGAGCCGAAGAACTTCCCGTGGACGCCGAAGATCCCGGCGCAGTTTGGACCTATCAGGCGAACGCCGTGCTTCCGGGCTTTCTCAACCAGCCTGCGTTCCAGCTCTTCGTTCCCAACCTCGGAGAAGCCGGCGCTTATCACCACAGCGCCCTTGATGAGGGGCCCAATCTCGTCGATGAGATCCGGCACTATCTTGGCCGGAACCACAATTATGGCGGTATCAACCGGCTCATCGAGCCTCTCACGGATCTGGAAGGTTCTCCCTGCGACCTCAACGGTTCCACCCTTCGGGTTGACAGGTACTATCCTCCCTTCAAAGCCACCCTCAACGATGTTCCTCAGGATTTCGTAGGCTATGGCCCCCTTCCTGAAAGAGCCGAACACCGCAACGCTGGATGGATAAAAGAAAAAATCCATTCACTCACCTCCGTTCTCCGCCTCCTTGAGGGATTCTTCTCCTTCAGATTCAGCGGGATGTTTCTCCTCGGATCCTTCAGGGCCAACCTCGGTTTCTTTTGTTTCCTCTCCGGCCTTCTTTCTTCTCATCAACATGAAGACCGCCATCACGACAAGAACGGCCGCGATTCCGTAGGCGTATAGCCTGTAGGTTGACTTCTTCTCAGTCACCGTAATTATGAGGGTGTAGTCAGGGGCAACAACGTAGCTACCACCCTGAACCGAGATGCTGTCAAAGGCACCGGGAAGCTTTACCATGGCCTTCCATATCCTCTCGGAGGACGTCTCCTTGTAGGCGACCTCTGGCCTGGCCACGCCTATAACCACCAAGGAGCCATTTTCCTGACGGGTATCGATGCTCATTATGTTCATCGTTGCCCTGAAGCTCTTGAGGAGTTGGCTGATTATTACAGGGGTTGCGTTGGCTCCGGTGAAGGTTGCGTTGAACTGGACGTAGCCCTCGTGGGGATCGTACCGGAGGGATATCTCCTTTCTAGTGGCGTTGAGAAATCTCACATAGGAGTACAGCTGAGTGTAGAGCTCTATCAGGGGTATAAAGTCCCCGTTGTTCCACACGGCAACGTTCTCGCTCAGGTCATCGGGGACCGGTGCCAGATTGGCTATTTCATAATCCTTCGGAAGGATCAAAGTGAGCCTGTCCCAGGTGTAGTCAAAGACGTGTCCTCTGTATACGAAGTCCAGAGAACCGGCCACGGGACATCTAAGCTTTTTCCCGTCGCTGACCAAGAAGTTCGTAACCGCAAAAGTCACAACGGCAGACCAGTTATCGAGGACCTTAACCGGCCCCCCCGACGGGAGGTATATGGTGCTGCTTATGTTGGCCCCTTCGTACCTCCTTTCGAGGTTGTTCTTCATGTTGTCGTAGATAAGCTCCTTCACAAAGCTCTTAAACTCATCGTTGGCGGCTGTTGTGTTGTTGGAGGCCAGATAGTCAAAGTACGCCCTTTGGTGTGGATCCGTGAGAACAACGTATATCTTAAAAGTCCCAAGCCACGTTGATGTATTCTCTATGACCACGGGGGCAACTTTGATCGTCATGTCTATCTTGAAGACCGGCTGGGCGTTATTGGCAGCTCCGACCTCCCCAAGGAGAGGAGTGATGAGGATAACTATGAGCATAAGCGTCACGAATCGCCTCATTAAATCACCTCCACGGAAATCTTCCATCGGCGATAAAAAAGCTTATTGGTTCGGCCGCCTAAGTTCCCGCCATGGGGAAAAGATACCGGAAAGTGGTCGTCGGCGGAACCTTCGACAGGCTTCACCTCGGGCACAAGGCATTGCTTAGGAAGGCCTTCGAGGTGGGGGAGTACGTTTACGTCGGCCTCACCTCTGACGAGATGATAAGGGACAAGCCCTACGCGGATAAAATCCTCCCCTACGAGCTCCGACTCAGGGACCTGCTAAAGTTCTTCGAGGTTAACGGCTACTCCAACTACCGCGTTATCAAGATACAGACTGCGATAGGCTTCGCCGATAAGATGAAAAGCCTGGAGGCAATAGTGGTCAGCGAGGAGACCTACAAGGGTGCACTCATAGTGAACCGCGCCCGGGAGGAGAACGGGCTAAGGCCGCTTGAGATAGTCACCATAGGCCTCGTGAAAAGTTCCCTTGGCCCCAAAATCAGCTCATCCCTCATACGGGCCGGCCTGATAGATCCATTCGGGAGGCCACTCTCCAGTGGAAACGGGACTCCTGAGGGAAAGGCGTTTAAGGAACAAAAACGTAACACCTACGGTGATACCAATGCCCAAGCTGAAGGAACCGATTATAGCGATAAACTTCAAGACCTACGCCCAGGCAACCGGTGAAGGGGCTTTAAGGATAGCCAAGGCGGCAGAGAAGGTGTGGAGGGAAACCGGTATAACCATCGTTGTTGCCCCGCAGCTGGCCGATCTCTATAGAATAGCCCAAGAGGTCGAGATTCCGGTCTTTGCCCAGCACATCGACCCGATAAAGCCCGGAAGCCACACCGGCCACGTTCTGCCGGAGGCCGTGAAGGAAGCCGGAGCGGTGGGAACGCTCCTCAACCACTCAGAGAACAGAATGGTTCTGGCGGATCTTGAGGCGGCCATAAGGCGCGCCGAGGAAGTCGGGCTTATGACGATGGTCTGCTCCAACAATCCAGCCGTTTCGGCGGCAGTTGCCGCCCTCGGCCCGGACTACGTGGCGGTGGAGCCGCCTGAACTGATAGGAACTGGCATTCCGGTCAGCAAGGCGAAGCCGGAAGTCATAACCAACACAGTCGAGCTGGTCAAGAGGGTCAACCCGGACGTCAAGGTCTTAACAGGAGCAGGAATAAGCACCGGCGAGGACGTTAAGAAGGCGTTGGAGCTCGGAAGCGTTGGCGTTCTCCTTGCGAGCGGCGTGACGAAGGCAAAAGACCCGGAGAAGGCGATAAGGGATCTGGTGTCTCTGATTCTCTGAGCCTTCCCCTTTAGTTCTTAAGTACCCCATTGAAACACTCAGTTGATATTTCATTGTTTAGATGTCCTCTAACTATGTGTAAGAATCAAGCGTTATTGCTTGGATTTTAAGATAATAAGGCTCTCAGTTTCGATTCCATTAGGAACTAAGTTATTACGGTTCTTAAAGAGCTTTCTAGCTTTAATAGTATCCACATAAGTTATTTCATGTCTGAAACCGAGATTCTCAAGATGTTCAATGAATATTTCATCATAAGGAGGTTTTATTCCAGCAAAGCTTGCATTACCAACAAAAATTCCCATGTAATCACTTACGTTATCCCCAAGTCTCTCAAAAACACCAAGAACTGATGCAAAATACTTGTCATATACCTTAACAAGATCGGGCCTTATTCTTTCGATATGTTCCCGATATAGTTCATACGTCTCGGATTGGATATCGATAGGAGGAATAGTATTTTCAGGCCGATATGGTATTTCGAGTTTACTAAGCTGTCTAATCTGTTCGTCATCATACCCTAGCCATGCAAGCTCTAACTTAAATGAGCGAATATATTCATGAGCCATCCCATAGGGAGGTGATGTTAATATCGAGCTAACTTGCTCTTTAAGCTTATAATTTACAACATCCACATAGTCGCGTCCATCATTTATCTTACACTGTCCCCCACTATAAAGATCCATAAAATCAATGCTTGCTTTGTGAATATTCATGAGGGTTTTCTTAAAGAAGTCCAGAATAAACTGCTCGTAATTCGTAGTTCTTTCGAGAATTTTGTTAATCCAAGCTCTCTTTATCTTTGAGCGGAAAGTCTTTGGAATTTGATCGTCGGTTAAAGAAAACTTCCTCGATGTCTTAAAAAGCGCGATAAGAACTAATGGATGTGGATTCTCATTATATATCCACCACATTTTCCTGAGTATCCCAAGAAATTCTTGGGGGTACCACTCATCTATACGACTCCACCGTGGCTGAAATTCTTCTGCATTATCCAACTCCTCGTAGATGCGTATATTAGGGAATTCATCCTCGAAACGTTCTTTAGGGAGATAAATCTTTGCCTTTATTATATGAGGGGATACTGGGTTTATATCAAGACATATCGCATTCCTGTTTGTCATAAGGGCTTCGACACATACAGTCCCAGAGCCTCCAAAAGGATCTAATATCCAATCACCCTCTTTTGTATATTCGTCGATAAAAAATCGAACAACATGAGGAATAAATCTTGACGGGTAATAGTATATGCCATGTGAAGCATAAGTTGTTTTCCACGGATACTTATCTCTAAAGCTAATTGGGACTTTTTTGATAGTATGGATTCGAGCTAGAGTTTCTTTTAGGGTCTGAACGATAGTACTCCCCCCTAATTTAGGTTCGATTGTTGAGGTTTTTAAATCTTTTAGTCAAGAGTTGTCCTTAAGAGCTTAGAGAGGCAGTAACTCTTTAATAGTCATTAGTAAGTAATATGTCAAAGGTGATAAAAGATGACCGATACTCACTCACAACTAAGAACAGTTTATCACAAAATTATAAAGGCCGAAGTCGATAAGTACAACAACATCAAGAGCCTCAAGAACCTCTTCCTTGAAAGAGAGGAAATCGAAAATGTCGCTGGCAATCAGGATATTCTAAATGAGCTTATAAAAAGAGGTTATATTCTAGAGTTCACAGTCGATGGCCGGAAACTCTACCGCTCACTCCACATGGACATAGCCTCAAGGGCAGCCTACGGTGTTAAGCCCTACCGGGGTGCGAGCGGAAGGGTAATGGAAAAAGACATTATGTACAAAGAAGAACCTATACTACCAAGAGATTACGTGAAGTTTCTAGACAATGCCAATGAACAATACAAAGAGTTAAGGAAGAAAGTTAAGGATATCCTGAAGGAAGAGAAGCTCGTTGAAGCCTTTTTCAAAGGACTCCACGATTCTGGCATAAGAGGTCTCACCGCCTACCAATTCGAGAGCATAATGAAAATACTAACGTCAGATAAAAGGTTCTTCCTCGTCTCAGCACCCACTGGTTTCGGCAAGACCTATGTCTACCTCCTTGTCGTCCTAATAGACGTACTAAAGCAGGTTTCGGGGAACAAGAAAGGTGTCAAGGCAGTTCTCTTTTATCCCAGAAAGTCCCTAGAAGCAGACCAGATGTCAGACATTATCAAAGTTCTCGACAACGTGAACAGATATCTCGACAAGAAGATAAGGGTTGGGATATATGATGGGAGCACACCAGAAGACACAAAAGATATCACTGAAAGACAGGAATTCCGGGGAATTGCTCTTAACATCCCTGGAAAACTCGAAAGGCTCTACCTCAGCTCAGAGGGCGGAAAAGTCATCGTTGAGTCTGATTCAGGTAGAAAGTTTGATTGGATACTATCTACAAAAAAGGATATGCGGGAGAACCCACCCGATGTACTTATCACCAACCTCTGGAGCTATGCCCACGCCCTCACAAACCCAAAAAGGTGGGAAAAGAAGTACATAAACCCTGAAACCGCTTGGTTCGTCTTCGACGAGGTTCACGTTTATCGGGAGAATATGGCTGGCGTCCTGCGCTACCTGCTCAAGATGCTCTCGACTGACGTGAGCCAAAACGCAAAGTTCATACTTTCCTCGGCTACTATACCAAAGAGCAGAGAGTTCCTAAGGGATCTTGGAGTAAACGGTTATTTGGACTTAACTTTCAGGAAGGAAGAATACAACAAGTACGCGAACGGCACTAAGCTCAACCTCTATCTCATGCTAGCCCTGAGACCAGACTCCTCTTGGGAAACCTTTGCTCACGAGCTAGGCCTCTTCCTAGGAGCGATAGGGACACTAAGAGGCAACTCACCTCAGTCGATAATCTTCGTTGATTCGATCAGGGAGATAGAGCGCATAAGAAACCAGCTCGAAGTCGCATCGAGAAGGGGAAAGATAAGGAGTCACTTCTTTAACAATAATGGTACGCAGGTTGAAGAGATCGATCCATACAGCCTGGTTCCCTATGCAAAGGGCGCTTTATCACCTTCGAACATCGATATCCTCGAGAATAAAGTCCTTGAAAACATTGACTACCACTACGCGGACAGAGCTGACAGACACAGGGTAGAAGAAAGGCTCAAGAACGGGAATGTTAGTGTCGTCTATGCGACTTCAACTCTCGAGCTCGGTGTCAACTACAATAAGGTCTCAGTTGTCGTTAACCTTGGAATCCCCCGCTCTGTGGAAAGCATCGTTCAGAGAATGGGCAGGGCGGGGAGAGATTTAGAAAGCACTCTCAATACCGCCCTCGGCATAGTGATTGTCCGGCCAACACCTATGGAGTACTACTACGCCTACAAAGGACTTGACTATATCATAAACTTCGAAAATAGCAAAGGCATTCCCATCTCCTATAACAATCATTTTGCCATCCTCTTTTCAGCCCTGCTGCGCACCATGCTCCTTGGAGCCAAAAGCGGCAGAGGATACTATGTCAGGAACCCAAAATTCGAGGAAGTTCTTGAGCTCGCAATGAGGATATGGGAAGAATATATCCAAAACAGAGACGAGATACTCAAGGGACTTGAGCTACCTGTTGACTCCAAAATGCAGATAGAAGAACTTATAGGAAACCTTATGGAGACTCTCAACAAACTTCCAGTCAAAAGTGTGGAGTCAAGGTGCCTAGCTAGCAAGAGACTCTCAGAGCTCTTGGAGGGAATTTCCCGTACCCATGAAAAGATTGAAAACTTAGAAGAGCTCCTTGATGAGTTGGAGAGACTCATCTGGAGAGTAATAGAAGAAAACCCGGAGTTAGATAACAGTAAGGTCTACAAAGAAACTATCGATAAGTTCTGGAGGACCCTTGAAGAAGCAAGAAAAACTATCAATGAGTGGAAGAAACTCCAAAAGGAAATAGACGAGGAGAGGGTTGACCTCATAAGGGCGTCGGAAAAGGCGAACGAGCTGCTAACGGAACGTCTTGAACATCTCCTCATCAAGCTAAGAAACCGTGCCAACGAATTACGCAAAGCCGCAGAGAATCTAAAAGGAAGAAACTATGAGAGAGTTAAGAAACTCAAAGAGCGGAGATCTGAACTGGACGAACTAAAGGAGTATCTCAACAAGCTCAGACGAGAACGGATAGAAAAGGTTCTCGATGAACTGAGCGGAACTCAGGAGCAGCCCATAGCACCATTTGTCTGCGAGACAATAAAGTATCTACGAGATCTCGCCGCAGATTCAGACGTCGTTAATGGCCTCAATGTTGTAGAGGTTCTTCTGGGCATAAAGTTCCTTGGGAATGAGTTCCTTGATAAGAAGGTCAATACCGGAATCTGGATTCCAGAAGAGCTTAGAACAGGCCACGACGGGAGGCTTAAGTACAAGTACAAGAACCTGAAGGAATACTCGTTTTCTTCGGTGGTTTATAGGGTACCCCCCTTCGAGCTAGGTACAATACCCTGGGAATCCCCAGAACAGAAGGAAATAACCGACATTATCGGCGGAAGATATGCGTGGCTACTCTATCCTGAGGATGGTATCAGAATAATCAGCAGCAAGAGGGACAAATACCTTGAGAGTATAATGAAAACATACCGCTTAGGAGCAGGAACCTCAGAGCACTTCGGCAGCTTTTACGACGTGAGCAGGATAGACTTCATAGACTTGCTCACCTTAAGTTCCCCAGTACTCATCAAGATTACTATCCCGGACGAGAGAAAGGAGCTATACATAAAGTACGGCTCGTGGAAAGTAAGGGATGTCAAGTCCATAAACGAGCTCGTCAGGTCACTCCACAGAGAGGAGAACAACACTAAGAAACAAGGCCTCAAGAAGAGAGTGATAACGGGGCTAAACAACCTCAAGACTCTTTATTCTCAGAAACAACCAAATGATGGTGCCGGAATAAAGTTCAACTATATTCGCTACTGCGAGTTGGGGAGAGTCATTTCGACCGATCCCTTCGACTTTGACTGTCCGGTAAGAAGGCTAAAAAAGTATGAGGAGAGGTGTCCCTACGAGAGTGTAGACAATAATGGCAAGTGCCGCTACTGGATAACCAACAAGAGAAGAACTTTCCCGAAGGTCTATCTTAAAAGGCACGTAAAGCTTCCGAAGACGCTTGAGAACCGGATCAGCTCAATGCTAAGTGGAGTTGTCTCAATGATCCCAGTACCATACTACGAGCTCTCAGAGACTCCAGCACACTTTATCTACGACACTGTCTCCATCTACGTACCGATCAGTCCAATTGAGTCCGTAGAGAGAAGTTTTAGGGTGTATCCAATAGGCTACGACGCTATCACCTCAATGATAGCCCTTAGCTTTAACCCCAAGTTCTTAGAGACTATAATTCGCTGGATCTACGCGAACGACCAAGAGACACTGGAAGTTATGGCCTACAAGTACTACATCTATAGGGTCGTCAAGCAAAAAGGCCTATTCGGCATCGACGTATCATCTCTTGGAGACATCAAAGACATGAAGGAGAAACTCAAAAAGGTTAAGTGGTGGGACTTCAATGAAAACAGGGAAGAAATCGGGAAGTTCCTCCAGTTCTCACTTAAAGTCCTACTCCACTCGCTCGCCCACAGGTTCATCGTTTATCTCACCAACACATACGGCTTCGACGAGAGTAAACTTACTTACTCAATAAATGAGAACGAGGGAAGGGTCTACATCGTCGAGAACTCAAAGAATGATGGTATCGGCATAGTAGAGACCTTCTCAAGCGAGATAAGGACACGTGGCGAAGCCATAGTCTTCGTTGAATTCCTACGGGACATGGTCAAGTTCTTCAAGAGACACGACGAGAGAGTTAGGAGAGAGATGCTGACTTTCTCAATCGAAGCAGAGAAAGAGATACTCAGTAGTCCAGAGAGTCAGGAGCTCTTGAGAAAAGTCGAAGAAAAGCTCAACAAGGAACTGAAAGATAACGAGATAGACCCCAAGAAGATGGACTACATAACATATAGGTTCCTGCTCAAGGATGTCCTCAACGAGCGAGAAGGGGAGCTCATAGGGAACGTGCTCGATTACACCCAAACTCCCCACATATGCTACGATGGATGCAACCTCTGTCTCTACTTCGGCAGGGACTGTACTGAGGCGACCACGCAGCAGTATACCCTCTCCAAGCGCCTTCTCGTTAGGTTTGCCGAGGCTATCCTTGGAGGATGCATAACGTTTGACACCATAAGGGGATTCGAACATCTCCTGAAGGGTTTCACCGAAGGGGCGAAGACTGTCTACATGAACGTCGCCTTTGTGGATGATGAAGGAATCAGGCTCCTGAAGGAAATCCAGTCAAGCGGCGCCAAGGTTAGGATAAACACCAGAGGTAATGATAGGAAACCACAGATAATCAAGGAGCTGAAGAAAGAGCTCGGAAGTGAGAACGTGAAGAAAATCGAAGTGCCTGACCACAAGAAGGTTTATCAGATTGAATATAAAGGGGGCATAATACAGAGCCTAATAATATCCGGCTCACCAAACCTCCTACGGAGCAGCCTCAGGGAGAACAGGGAGAACGTGACAATAGTATTCCACGTAGGGGGATGAAAAGGAATGAAATTGCCAAAGGCCCAGCTCTTGACTGTTCCGCTCGTTTTTCCATTTACACTCTTTGAGAAGCTTAAGACAGTGGTTTTAAGGAAGGGCAAGATTCCAAAGCCCATAGTTACTGGACTGAACTCCTACTTCGTCTATCTGCCAGAAATAAGCGTCGGACTCGCTCTTGACGTCAAGTCAGAGAATCTAAACAGAAAACTGTTCAATTATTTTGTCAACTACTCTGGACTAAGGTACGCTAGAGATTCCGAAAACATCTCCCTTATGAAGATGATTCCTCACCATTATAACCAGAACGAACACAGGATAGTCAGCTACGGTGTGCTTGACTTTGTTAACATCCCAAGAAAGGAGTATATTCGCTTCTTTAATGTCCTCTACGAAGACATGGCAATGTCCCC
Proteins encoded:
- a CDS encoding DEAD/DEAH box helicase translates to MTDTHSQLRTVYHKIIKAEVDKYNNIKSLKNLFLEREEIENVAGNQDILNELIKRGYILEFTVDGRKLYRSLHMDIASRAAYGVKPYRGASGRVMEKDIMYKEEPILPRDYVKFLDNANEQYKELRKKVKDILKEEKLVEAFFKGLHDSGIRGLTAYQFESIMKILTSDKRFFLVSAPTGFGKTYVYLLVVLIDVLKQVSGNKKGVKAVLFYPRKSLEADQMSDIIKVLDNVNRYLDKKIRVGIYDGSTPEDTKDITERQEFRGIALNIPGKLERLYLSSEGGKVIVESDSGRKFDWILSTKKDMRENPPDVLITNLWSYAHALTNPKRWEKKYINPETAWFVFDEVHVYRENMAGVLRYLLKMLSTDVSQNAKFILSSATIPKSREFLRDLGVNGYLDLTFRKEEYNKYANGTKLNLYLMLALRPDSSWETFAHELGLFLGAIGTLRGNSPQSIIFVDSIREIERIRNQLEVASRRGKIRSHFFNNNGTQVEEIDPYSLVPYAKGALSPSNIDILENKVLENIDYHYADRADRHRVEERLKNGNVSVVYATSTLELGVNYNKVSVVVNLGIPRSVESIVQRMGRAGRDLESTLNTALGIVIVRPTPMEYYYAYKGLDYIINFENSKGIPISYNNHFAILFSALLRTMLLGAKSGRGYYVRNPKFEEVLELAMRIWEEYIQNRDEILKGLELPVDSKMQIEELIGNLMETLNKLPVKSVESRCLASKRLSELLEGISRTHEKIENLEELLDELERLIWRVIEENPELDNSKVYKETIDKFWRTLEEARKTINEWKKLQKEIDEERVDLIRASEKANELLTERLEHLLIKLRNRANELRKAAENLKGRNYERVKKLKERRSELDELKEYLNKLRRERIEKVLDELSGTQEQPIAPFVCETIKYLRDLAADSDVVNGLNVVEVLLGIKFLGNEFLDKKVNTGIWIPEELRTGHDGRLKYKYKNLKEYSFSSVVYRVPPFELGTIPWESPEQKEITDIIGGRYAWLLYPEDGIRIISSKRDKYLESIMKTYRLGAGTSEHFGSFYDVSRIDFIDLLTLSSPVLIKITIPDERKELYIKYGSWKVRDVKSINELVRSLHREENNTKKQGLKKRVITGLNNLKTLYSQKQPNDGAGIKFNYIRYCELGRVISTDPFDFDCPVRRLKKYEERCPYESVDNNGKCRYWITNKRRTFPKVYLKRHVKLPKTLENRISSMLSGVVSMIPVPYYELSETPAHFIYDTVSIYVPISPIESVERSFRVYPIGYDAITSMIALSFNPKFLETIIRWIYANDQETLEVMAYKYYIYRVVKQKGLFGIDVSSLGDIKDMKEKLKKVKWWDFNENREEIGKFLQFSLKVLLHSLAHRFIVYLTNTYGFDESKLTYSINENEGRVYIVENSKNDGIGIVETFSSEIRTRGEAIVFVEFLRDMVKFFKRHDERVRREMLTFSIEAEKEILSSPESQELLRKVEEKLNKELKDNEIDPKKMDYITYRFLLKDVLNEREGELIGNVLDYTQTPHICYDGCNLCLYFGRDCTEATTQQYTLSKRLLVRFAEAILGGCITFDTIRGFEHLLKGFTEGAKTVYMNVAFVDDEGIRLLKEIQSSGAKVRINTRGNDRKPQIIKELKKELGSENVKKIEVPDHKKVYQIEYKGGIIQSLIISGSPNLLRSSLRENRENVTIVFHVGG